Part of the Canis lupus dingo isolate Sandy chromosome 14, ASM325472v2, whole genome shotgun sequence genome, CAGGTAAGTATGCATAGATTTatctcattaaaattaataataacctCATGGTGTTAATATGCCATTTTctacttaaataattttagttgttttaaaatgCACCTATTCAAATAATATGTCAATAAACACATTTCTATGCATATTGTTCTTTATATGTACTTGTCACTATTTCTGTAGGAGAGATTTctaaaagtggaatttctgggtcaaatgaattctacattttaaaaaaatgttaagatattaacaaattatattctttaggggcacttggtggctcagccagttggacagctgccttcagctcaggtcatgatatcgcggacctgggatccagcccctcattgggctctctgctcagcagggagtctgcttctcccaatCTCTGCCTGTGGTTCCtattgcttgtgctctctctctctctctctctcgctcactctctctctgtcaaataaataaatacaatcttaaaaaattgcACTCTCTAAAACAATGTAAGAGTATCTATTTTCCCATTACTTAGCACTGAatgttaatctttctttttttttaagtgttaatcTTTCATTGAAAAACAAATTGCTTCCAATCTGATGTATgaaaattttatctcattttttgaaaatttgtgtaTTTGTGATTATTAGTGAGGTTGAGCAcctttctatgtattttaacCTGTTTATATATCTTATGggaatttcatgttttttaaaaattttattacataaattaaCCCATTTATTAGAGGCTACCAATGTTTCAAATGGTGGAGCTTCTACTGGTCTTTCAACTCCTTTAGTCGTCTGATGGCAGACTTTACTGTGACGGCAGAAGTGCTGTTGTATGTCCAGGTGCCACCAGCTACCGTCATCATGCAGGAGCCACAATGCCAGATGCCCACAGTTCGCCTTTTCATCTTGGTTTTGCCACAGAAGGAGCAGGTGTACTTGGCGTGCTGGCTAATTTCAATCATCTTCTCCATTTTCCTGAGGGAGGCACCATAACGGGTTCGGTATTTACCTACGATTCTGATCTTCTTGGTACGGTTAGCCATGTCGCTAACAACCGGTTCTGAGCCCAGAGCGGAAAAGcagaatttcatatttattttatttgcatcaATGTCTGCTGaactacacatttttttcatagtttgcaGATGGAGAATATTTTTGCTTTCACATGGGTTGcaaatgtatcatttattttccttctttattttctccttaggaAGTCCTTTCTAACCTGATGTTAAATATCATTCAAATATGCTGTATTGTAATAGTTTGGCAGTTTTGTATTGTCTCCTTATATCTTTTTAGTCCATGtgaaacatattttgtattgTCATATGATGTAGAATATGAATCCTTCCCCAAAATGATAGCCATATTTctcaatatgatttttttctataacccataaatattgattcaaaatatcatatttattatacataaattcttatttcttagCTTTCTATCtaatctacttatttattcatttatctgtaaCATGCTTCTTTTATcatgataattatttttccctttaacttCTGCAATGACAGGTcttaactaaatattttttccagaattttcttatCAATTCTCAcatatttttccatgtaaaattaaaaatcagttgaacattaacttttttttttaaagattttatttattcatgagagacagagacacaggcagagggagaagcaggctccatgcagggagccagatgtgggactcgatcccgggactccaggatcacaccatgggctgaaggcggcgctaaactgctgggccaccggagctgccccaaCATTAACTTTTAACATAAGTTTAATCTACTGTTCTGGGAACATGATGTAATCATGGCATTTGGTCATGTCTTAGTCAAGagtatttcagaatttaaaaaaaattcttattcctAGACTTTTCATGATTGAATATATGATACATTTGTGTTTTCCCATATGTTGTGTGCTTgcatatgactatatatatagtttatgtatgtatataatatacatatggttttattttttgtactccTATTCCAATAATAGGTTCACCTTCAAAATTAAAGGAGTAGAAACTACACAATTCcaatatatagttaaaaaaatctgataatcTTTAGAAGTTACTAAAagttataatttagaaaaatttggTGTTATTGGAAAGTTTTTCATAATAacattgaatgaaagaaaaaatgtcaaataCAAAGTTGTATATTCATATTTGGTTAAATTGCAAATAAGCAGAttacttttgaatattttgtgTGTGGCATATACTGTGTACATGTTTTCATATGTATTTCCAGTTTTATCTCACAACAATCATTTGTGAGAGGCCctattattatcatttccattttctttttttttttttttaagatttttgtttatttattcatgagagacacagagagcaaggcagagacacaggcaggggggagaagcaggctctgtgtaggACCCCAATGGAGGACTGAaacctggaaccctgggatcacatcctgagctgaaagcagatgctcaaccactgagccacccaggtgtccctatcatTTCTGTTTTCAAGAAGGGAAAACTTAGGTATGGAAGGGATAAGAAACTTGGACAAAGTTGTTTGTGCTCAGTGCTGAGCTGGTATCTGAATCCAAGCAATCAGAGTTATGAGCTCACCATCTAAACCATAGAgaccaagaataaaataaaataaaaaataaaataaaataaaataaaataaaataaaataaaataccatagagaCCATCCAAACATCTACAAGCTTCAGGATGTCTAGGCCCTAACTGGATGAGGTTGTCTAATTTTTGAAGAATAGTAAATTGATTTTGACatgtatttagatttattttagccACACTGTTGTTCTTTAATCTTAGAATCAAATACAGAGATTCAGAGATGATGGGACTCTGGGAATATATAGTTCTTGATTCCAGCAgttacataaatatttgaaaaatcaaagataatattttaaataaattaatgtctATAAGTTTGAAATTCAAAGCAAATggatatatttctagaaaatgtaaaGTGTCAAAAttaacacaagaagaaatagaaattaaaaaaaaggaagaagtagaaatcTTAATTGAccaatgtattttaaataaacaacattgctttaaaacattttctatttagaAGTTTTACATGTGAATTTTACCATATAAACATAGGCTAGTTTGtctaggaaacagaaaaaaaaaaagctgctaaaGTATTTTAATGAGCCTATTATAGCATACAAATACCAATAAAGacagtttaagaaaataaaactatggttcagtttcatttgtGAACAGCAATAttaatattatcaataaaattttatccaaccaaataaaaatgtgttttgtttaaaataataataatttcaatagatgaaaaagaaataaaatccccACATGTTCAGCATTCTTAAAAGACTAGGTAGAAAGGGGATTTTCTTACtctaatgacaaaataataaattatagcaATAAcacatcaaatgaaaaaaatttagaaggatTTCATTTAAGATTGGAAAAAATATAGACCAAGTATTTCACTACTATTAACAGAACACAGAAAGTCTTAGACAATACgagaagaccaaaaaaagaaaaaaaaaagaaaaaaaatagaaagtatgaATTGCTAGGAAGAATTGAAACTCATTACTTGCTGATGATAACCTGAAAATCAAAAGTCTAAAAATCTACTGACAATCTAATTGTCTCAATAAGAAAATCCAAAAAGATTATGAAATGATTAGAAGAATGtgattatataaaatgaaatataatttcaaaagaattaaaataatgtaattattataaataattttataagtattttaataaattttataaataataaaattgaatgtGTCTGTGATTTCAGGatagaaagagatttttttaaacaataccaaaaatagcatgaaatataaaaggaaaaattgataactTTACTACATTGAAGTAAAGATGTGCCTTCAAAATAGGatgacaaatacaaaattaaatcatCAGCAGTAGACTGTGTGAAAAATCTTTTCAGTTTCTACAAATAACTAAGGatgttaagaatatatataaagacgAAGGACTCATCAAGATAATGTCAAGGaacattatagaaaaataatttaaagctgTGGAGTAATTTGAACGgccacaaaatatatgaagagtgCTCATTGACTTTTGTTCATTCGAGGAACTTTGTGAACAGCCAAtatttgagcacttactatggccaagcactattctaagtgcttttaaaatataaagtgccCTGATTCTTACAGCAACTTTATGCGCTAGATATTATCatgatctcattttacagataaggaatcaGGAACAGAACGTTACACAAGCGTTCAATGATAAGAGCTGGAATCTGGATCTAATTGGGATAGCTTTGAGTTTACCCACCTAATCTCTGAACCACTGTGACTCTGCTGCTGCTCTTCTACAATGGTAAAGTCATAAGCTAGCTAAAAATTTGAGAGATAATATCAGAGGCTGATGGAGATGTGGGGAAATGAGAAATCTTATATAATATTGAGAGGCGTAGTACAATGTAGCTGTTTAGAAAACAATCTGGCAATATTTAGGTAAAATTGTAGGCATATACTTTGTGCCCCAAACTCTCACTCTGGAGTCTACCCTCCAGAGATGCTCTTCACAAATGCCCCAGAAGACATAAACAATGATAACCCTCAAAGC contains:
- the LOC112674837 gene encoding 60S ribosomal protein L37a-like; protein product: MANRTKKIRIVGKYRTRYGASLRKMEKMIEISQHAKYTCSFCGKTKMKRRTVGIWHCGSCMMTVAGGTWTYNSTSAVTVKSAIRRLKELKDQ